A DNA window from Candidatus Cloacimonadota bacterium contains the following coding sequences:
- the dapB gene encoding 4-hydroxy-tetrahydrodipicolinate reductase: MNTICLIGYGKMGRMLHQLAPDKGFEVVGIIDPAWDGAVREISPESLNNADVAIEFSHPSVVLNNLERLIKLRQTCVIGTTGWHQELPRIMEKAKASGIGMVYGANFSLGMNLFSRLIADAVKLMDKFDDYDLLAWEQHHAQKADSPSGTAVELAKLILDNSSRKSKVVWDRLERRPEADELHFASMRGGKIPGTHVLAFDSEADTIELSHVVRSRATFALGALQAAKWIAGKKGVFNFKDLIADILC; encoded by the coding sequence ATGAACACAATCTGCCTGATCGGTTATGGCAAGATGGGCAGAATGCTCCATCAGTTGGCTCCGGACAAGGGCTTTGAAGTAGTAGGTATTATCGATCCAGCCTGGGATGGCGCTGTGCGAGAAATAAGCCCGGAAAGCCTGAATAACGCAGATGTTGCCATCGAATTCAGCCATCCATCCGTGGTGTTGAACAATTTGGAACGGCTGATCAAACTGAGGCAGACCTGTGTGATCGGTACCACTGGGTGGCATCAGGAATTGCCTCGCATCATGGAAAAAGCAAAAGCCAGCGGCATCGGCATGGTTTATGGCGCAAACTTCTCTTTGGGGATGAACCTGTTTTCCAGATTGATCGCAGATGCAGTGAAGCTGATGGACAAATTTGACGATTACGACCTTCTGGCATGGGAGCAACATCATGCTCAGAAAGCGGATAGCCCTTCCGGCACGGCGGTGGAATTGGCGAAACTGATCCTGGATAATAGCTCCCGCAAGAGCAAGGTGGTTTGGGACAGGCTGGAACGGCGCCCGGAAGCAGATGAGCTTCATTTTGCCAGTATGCGGGGCGGAAAGATACCTGGGACTCATGTCTTGGCTTTCGACAGCGAGGCAGATACCATTGAGCTAAGCCACGTAGTGCGATCCCGTGCAACCTTCGCTTTGGGTGCTTTACAGGCGGCAAAATGGATTGCCGGGAAAAAAGGTGTATTTAACTTTAAGGATCTGATAGCGGATATACTATGCTGA